One window from the genome of Spiractinospora alimapuensis encodes:
- a CDS encoding helix-turn-helix domain-containing protein: MSGSKAPLEEIQFLTVAEVATIMRVSKMTVYRMVHSGALPAIRVGRSYRVPERAVHDYLREAFVEAG; encoded by the coding sequence CTGGAAGAGATTCAATTCCTGACCGTGGCCGAGGTGGCCACGATCATGCGTGTTTCGAAGATGACCGTGTATCGAATGGTTCACTCCGGCGCACTCCCCGCGATTCGGGTGGGGCGCTCCTACCGGGTGCCGGAGCGTGCCGTACATGACTATCTACGTGAGGCGTTCGTCGAGGCGGGGTAG